The following coding sequences lie in one Nerophis lumbriciformis linkage group LG02, RoL_Nlum_v2.1, whole genome shotgun sequence genomic window:
- the tmem72 gene encoding transmembrane protein 72 yields the protein MGSVWWTVVEIACRILGISTATVLCAVGVETLQQGDFNSLGIYLLVSSFGIMMFELAYFVDVLLLMCLPCPPDWQVFILWGKMAHVGGFHKFLYYSIMSVVCFLHPVLVWHAIIPGTMLLITAFFNFILSKKTNTKCPKRPQEGYSDQGPTAVYVSETPGANNVLSFFHVLTGKRVATATDVPAGTGGESFQAMLELEQTPKERRRKERKPMWMRGRGEEMEREMEEMREFGESEPETTSDTAPMITD from the exons tgttGTGTGCTGTAGGAGTGGAGACCTTGCAACAAGGAGACTTTAACAGCCTTGGCATCTACCTGCT AGTGTCCTCTTTTGGCATCATGATGTTTGAACTGGCTTATTTCGTCGATGTACTTCTGCTCATGTGCCTACC CTGTCCTCCAGACTGGCAAGTCTTTATACTGTGGGGGAAGATGGCCCACGTTGGAGGCTTTCATAAGTTTCTATATTACTCCATAATGTCTGTGGTCTGTTTCCTGCATCCTGTCTTGGTGTGGCATGCCATTATCCCAG GGACAATGCTTCTTATAACTGCATTCTTCAACTTCATACTCAGCAAGAAAACAAACACCAAATGCCCCAAAAGACCACAGGAGGGCTACAGTGACCAAGGCCCTACGGCGGTGTACGTGTCAGAGACGCCGGGCGCAAACAATGTCCTTTCTTTCTTCCACGTGCTGACGGGGAAGAGAGTTGCCACAGCAACCGATGTCCCGGCTGGCACGGGAGGAGAGAGCTTCCAGGCCATGCTGGAGCTGGAGCAAACGCCAAAAGAGAGGCGGAGGAAAGAGAGGAAGCCCATGTGGATGAGAGGCCGGGGAGAGGAGATGGAGAGAGAGATGGAGGAGATGAGAGAGTTTGGGGAGTCAGAGCCAGAAACCACCTCAGACACTGCACCTATGATTACTGACTGA
- the LOC133605914 gene encoding C-X-C motif chemokine 11-like, with translation MKFNPQVVCRLILLAACCVLNTDSTFVPGRCLCPETQTAVRGRLKELNVYPKSPNCHKVTVIVTLKNNNEPVCLSPDAPMGKQLIKCWKRSNSLGRNVKNCLRRKRRRRGPRQHSRHRGRVSIKRQ, from the exons ATGAAGTTCAATCCTCAGGTTGTTTGCAGGCTCATCTTACTGGCAGCTTGCTGTGTGCTGAACACAG ACAGCACGTTTGTTCCGGGAAGATGTTTGTGTCCTGAGACGCAAACGGCGGTGCGGGGCAGACTGAAGGAGCTCAACGTGTATCCCAAGAGCCCTAACTGTCATAAGGTCACTGTTAT AGTGACACTGAAGAACAACAATGAGCCCGTGTGTCTGAGTCCAGATGCACCAATGGGGAAACAGTTGATAAAATGCTGGAAGAG GTCAAACTCTTTGGGTCGTAACGTGAAAAATTGTttgaggaggaagagaaggagGAGAGGTCCGCGCCAGCACTCTCGACACCGCGGGAGAGTTTCAATTAAACGTCAGTAG